A genomic region of Oncorhynchus keta strain PuntledgeMale-10-30-2019 unplaced genomic scaffold, Oket_V2 Un_scaffold_19088_pilon_pilon, whole genome shotgun sequence contains the following coding sequences:
- the LOC118380199 gene encoding lysyl oxidase homolog 3B-like isoform X3, which yields MLGFPDEKKVNKNFYKLNTERQKNQYHLHSVACVGTEVHLAACPLEFNKGNATGSCKGGMPVVVSCVPGPQYVHNNGLKKKLKTTSTVRLKGGAKLGEGRVEVLRNNEWGTVCDDRWTLLSASVVCRELGFGSAKEALTGARMGQGMGPIHMNEVLCLGTEKSMWNCGFKNITSEDCQHVEDAAVRCNTPYMALENSIRLTGGRTRYEGRVEVLSTEANGTRSWGLICGGAWGTKEAMVACRQLGLGYANHGLQETWYWDSSNVTEMVMSGVKCTGNEMSLSHCQHHRTVSCQKTAAKFSAGVICSETASDLVLNAPLVQQSVYIEDRPLHMLYCAAEENCLSKSAASANWPYGHRRLLRFSSQIHNIGRADFRPKAGRHSWVWHACHGHYHSMDIFTHYDLLSSNGTKVAEGHKASFCLEDTECHEGISKRYECANFGEQGITVGCWDLYRHDIDCQWIDITDIKPGNYILQIVINPNFEVAESDFTNNAMKCNCKYDGHRIWLHNCHMGDAFSEEAERRFEKYPGQFNNQIS from the exons GCTGAACACAGAGCGCCAGAAGAACCAGTACCACCTCCACTCTGTGGCATGTGTTGGCACTGAGGTCCACCTGGCAGCCTGCCCCCTGGAGTTCAACAAGG GTAATGCCACAGGTTCCTGTAAGGGCGGCATGCCAGTCGTGGTCAGCTGTGTACCTGGACCACAGTACGTACACAACAACGGACTGAAGAAGAAACTGAAAACCACG AGTACGGTGAGGCTGAAGGGTGGAGCCAAGCTGGGTGAGGGCAGAGTGGAGGTACTGAGGAACAATGAGTGGGGCACGGTGTGTGACGACCGTTGGACCCTGCTGTCCGCCAGCGTAGTGTGCAGGGAGCTGGGCTTCGGATCTGCCAAGGAGGCTCTGACTGGAGCTCGCATGGGACAAG GGATGGGTCCTATCCACATGAATGAGGTCCTGTGTCTGGGGACGGAAAAGTCCATGTGGAACTGTGGCTTTAAGAACATAACCTCAGAGGACTGCCAGCATGTAGAAGACGCCGCTGTGAGGTGCAACACGCCATACATGGCTCTGGAGAACTCG ATCCGCCTGACAGGGGGCCGTACGCGGTATGAGGGGCGGGTGGAGGTGCTGAGCACAGAGGCTAACGGGACCAGGAGCTGGGGGCTGATCTGTGGAGGGGCCTGGGGCACCAAGGAGGCCATGGTGGCCTGCAGACAGCTGGGGCTAGGCTACGCTAACCACGGCCTGCAA GAAACATGGTACTGGGACAGTAGTAACGTGACAGAGATGGTGATGAGTGGAGTGAAATGTACAG GAAACGAGATGTCTCTGAGCCACTGCCAGCATCACAGGACTGTCAGCTGTCAGAAGACTGCTGCCAAGTTCTCTGCTGGGGTCATCTGCTCAGAGA ctgcGTCTGACCTGGTCCTGAATGCTCCCCTGGTCCAGCAGTCCGTGTACATTGAGGACCGCCCGCTCCACATGTTGTACTGCGCAGCGGAGGAGAACTGTCTGTCTAAGTCTGCTGCTAGTGCTAACTGGCCCTACGGACACCGCCGCCTGCTGCGGTTCTCCTCTCAGATCCACAACATCGGACGGGCCGACTTCAGGCCCAAGGCCGGACGCCACTCCTGGGTCTGGCACGCCTGTCACGG CCACTACCACAGCATGGACATCTTCACCCACTATGACCTGCTGTCGTCCAACGGGACCAAGGTGGCTGAGGGACACAAGGCTTCCTTCTGTCTGGAGGACACGGAGTGTCACGAAG gtatcTCTAAGAGGTATGAGTGTGCTAACTTCGGAGAGCAGGGCATCACCGTGGGGTGTTGGGACCTGTATCGCCATGACATCGACTGCCAGTGGATCGACATCACTGACATCAAACCAGGAAACTACATCCTACAG ATTGTGATCAATCCAAACTTTGAAGTGGCAGAGAGTGACTTCACCAACAATGCCATGAAATGCAATTGCAAATACGACGGACACCGGATCTGGCTTCACAATTGCCATATGG
- the LOC118380199 gene encoding lysyl oxidase homolog 3B-like isoform X7 produces MLGFPDEKKVNKNFYKNRLRKRAAESQGQKVKAKVHVSAGARLPPKAKARAKPFTSGLNKRLNTERQKNQYHLHSVACVGTEVHLAACPLEFNKGNATGSCKGGMPVVVSCVPGPQYVHNNGLKKKLKTTSTVRLKGGAKLGEGRVEVLRNNEWGTVCDDRWTLLSASVVCRELGFGSAKEALTGARMGQGMGPIHMNEVLCLGTEKSMWNCGFKNITSEDCQHVEDAAVRCNTPYMALENSIRLTGGRTRYEGRVEVLSTEANGTRSWGLICGGAWGTKEAMVACRQLGLGYANHGLQETWYWDSSNVTEMVMSGVKCTGNEMSLSHCQHHRTVSCQKTAAKFSAGVICSETASDLVLNAPLVQQSVYIEDRPLHMLYCAAEENCLSKSAASANWPYGHRRLLRFSSQIHNIGRADFRPKAGRHSWVWHACHGHYHSMDIFTHYDLLSSNGTKVAEGHKASFCLEDTECHEGISKRYEGSVFSRYL; encoded by the exons GCTGCCACCCAAAGCTAAAGCTAGGGCTAAACCATTCACCTCTGGGTTAAACAAAAG GCTGAACACAGAGCGCCAGAAGAACCAGTACCACCTCCACTCTGTGGCATGTGTTGGCACTGAGGTCCACCTGGCAGCCTGCCCCCTGGAGTTCAACAAGG GTAATGCCACAGGTTCCTGTAAGGGCGGCATGCCAGTCGTGGTCAGCTGTGTACCTGGACCACAGTACGTACACAACAACGGACTGAAGAAGAAACTGAAAACCACG AGTACGGTGAGGCTGAAGGGTGGAGCCAAGCTGGGTGAGGGCAGAGTGGAGGTACTGAGGAACAATGAGTGGGGCACGGTGTGTGACGACCGTTGGACCCTGCTGTCCGCCAGCGTAGTGTGCAGGGAGCTGGGCTTCGGATCTGCCAAGGAGGCTCTGACTGGAGCTCGCATGGGACAAG GGATGGGTCCTATCCACATGAATGAGGTCCTGTGTCTGGGGACGGAAAAGTCCATGTGGAACTGTGGCTTTAAGAACATAACCTCAGAGGACTGCCAGCATGTAGAAGACGCCGCTGTGAGGTGCAACACGCCATACATGGCTCTGGAGAACTCG ATCCGCCTGACAGGGGGCCGTACGCGGTATGAGGGGCGGGTGGAGGTGCTGAGCACAGAGGCTAACGGGACCAGGAGCTGGGGGCTGATCTGTGGAGGGGCCTGGGGCACCAAGGAGGCCATGGTGGCCTGCAGACAGCTGGGGCTAGGCTACGCTAACCACGGCCTGCAA GAAACATGGTACTGGGACAGTAGTAACGTGACAGAGATGGTGATGAGTGGAGTGAAATGTACAG GAAACGAGATGTCTCTGAGCCACTGCCAGCATCACAGGACTGTCAGCTGTCAGAAGACTGCTGCCAAGTTCTCTGCTGGGGTCATCTGCTCAGAGA ctgcGTCTGACCTGGTCCTGAATGCTCCCCTGGTCCAGCAGTCCGTGTACATTGAGGACCGCCCGCTCCACATGTTGTACTGCGCAGCGGAGGAGAACTGTCTGTCTAAGTCTGCTGCTAGTGCTAACTGGCCCTACGGACACCGCCGCCTGCTGCGGTTCTCCTCTCAGATCCACAACATCGGACGGGCCGACTTCAGGCCCAAGGCCGGACGCCACTCCTGGGTCTGGCACGCCTGTCACGG CCACTACCACAGCATGGACATCTTCACCCACTATGACCTGCTGTCGTCCAACGGGACCAAGGTGGCTGAGGGACACAAGGCTTCCTTCTGTCTGGAGGACACGGAGTGTCACGAAG gtatcTCTAAGAGGTATGAGGGttctgtgttctccaggtatcTCTAA